The Streptomyces europaeiscabiei genome window below encodes:
- a CDS encoding carbohydrate ABC transporter permease — MTSAQTALNRRPRTWWKTAVGLLLTAVMLFPVYWMLNVSFTRDQDMRKSPPDLFPAHATLEGYRAVVDQQLPYLGTSLVIGLGTVALTVALAAPAGYALAKLRPRGGGILNFVLLAAQMIPGIIMAMGFYAIYLQLGLLQSVPGLIIADSTLAVPFAVLIFTAFMSGIPGELLQAAKTDGAGPLRTFWSIVLPMSRNSIVTVSLFAFLWSWSDFIFASTLVNGGAHEPITLGIYQYIGNNNQEWNAIMATAVVASLPAAVILVLAQRYVAAGVTAGAVKD; from the coding sequence ACGTGGTGGAAGACGGCCGTCGGCCTCCTGCTGACCGCGGTCATGCTGTTCCCGGTCTACTGGATGCTGAACGTGTCCTTCACCCGCGACCAGGACATGCGCAAGAGCCCGCCGGACCTGTTCCCCGCCCACGCCACCCTGGAGGGCTACCGGGCCGTCGTCGACCAGCAGTTGCCCTACCTCGGCACCAGCCTCGTCATCGGCCTGGGCACCGTCGCCCTGACCGTGGCCCTGGCCGCACCCGCCGGCTACGCACTGGCCAAACTGCGCCCGCGCGGCGGCGGCATCCTCAACTTCGTCCTGCTGGCCGCCCAGATGATCCCCGGCATCATCATGGCGATGGGCTTCTACGCCATCTACCTCCAACTCGGTCTGCTGCAGTCGGTCCCCGGCCTGATCATCGCCGACTCCACGTTGGCCGTCCCCTTCGCCGTGCTCATCTTCACCGCGTTCATGTCCGGGATCCCCGGCGAACTGCTCCAGGCCGCGAAGACGGACGGCGCCGGGCCCCTTCGCACCTTCTGGTCGATCGTCCTGCCGATGAGCCGCAACTCGATCGTCACGGTCTCGCTGTTCGCCTTCCTGTGGTCCTGGTCCGACTTCATCTTCGCCAGCACCCTGGTCAACGGTGGCGCCCACGAGCCGATCACCCTCGGCATCTACCAGTACATCGGCAACAACAACCAGGAGTGGAACGCCATCATGGCCACCGCCGTCGTGGCCTCGCTGCCCGCCGCGGTCATCCTCGTCCTCGCCCAGCGCTACGTCGCCGCCGGTGTGACCGCCGGCGCCGTCAAGGACTGA